In Deefgea piscis, the genomic window CAAAGCCTTTTGTTTCGCCAGCAAATCACCGTCGTCTTTATATGCTTGATACGCTTGGCTGTCCAAATAAGTGCGGTACAAAGGATTTTTTACATCGCTCACTAAGTCAGTGGTTTTTTGTAATTTATGGAAATACAACAAAAAGCGATTGGTGCCGGCAGTTTGAGGAACCGCAACAGCATTATCCGGATAAGGCCCAGGCGCCGCAGGTTTGTCGATCAAGCCAGCCAAAGCGGCATTTTGCTGCGCTAATGCTTGCACAAAGTAATTGCCACTATCGACGGCACGATCGACGCCAGAAGTAACAAAAATAATTTTGCGCGGCGAGCTGCTGGCCGTTTTGGCGACTTGCTGCCAAAAGTCGGGTTGACGTTGCAACATTCGCACGGCCAGTTGCTGATGCTCCTCAATCCCGACTTGGGTTTCATTGCCATAGCCGGGCTTACTAATGCCAGCAACGTTGTGACCCAATAAGAAATTAGCCTTCATGATTTTCAGCACATCCGCGCCAAGTTTTTCACCCAAAGGCGTTAAAGCGCCCTCTTCTTTGGCCTTGCTCCACATATTGTAAACGGCCAAATCGTATTTCAAGCTCGATAGTCCACGCGAGCCATGGCGGGCAATCAACTGCGTATTCACCACATTAAAACCCGCTGGTGCAGCTTCATAACTTGAGCGGTCTTGTTGTGGGCGATACGGTGTTTTGGTTTGATAGTAACGATCAGTTTGCGTACTTTCGGCGAGTAGTTTTTTAAGATCGCTATCGGCACTCTTGCCAGCTATTGCCGCTTGAATCCGTCGAATGCCATCATCAGATGCCGCCTTCAGCGCCGCCTTATTGCCTGCATCGGTTTCAAGATTAAAGTCCGCAAGTAGCTTATTGGCTGGCACGGCCAAAGCATTGGCGACTTTCTTCACTGCATCATCAAAACTTAAACCCTGATTTTCCATCTCACTGACCACCGACGTCGTGTGCAGGCTAATCGTGGTCGGCCATTCTTTTGGCGCACGCAAAATCAGCGCTTGAGTCAGCGCAGTTTCGGTTTTGGTATCAGGATCATATCTTTTGGCATCGAGCCCGATTTCAGCCACTAGCGGCGCACGGCTACCGCTGAGCTTAAATTGGCCATTGCTGTCTGTTCGGGTACTGACTTCATTGTTATCGCACTGGCCATTATTATTTTCGTCAAAACAAACCTTCGCATTGCGAAAATAACTACCGAGCACCACGCCCGTACTCACCACAGGCGCATCTGTTGGTTTGGGTGTTGGCGCTAGCGATGGCGCAGGACTACTCCCCACACCCCCGCCACTGTTGCCACCATCAGCGCCACCACCACATGCAGCCAGTGCGCCACTCACGAGTACCGCCAGCGAGGCACGCTTAAATTGAACCATAGAGACAAAAAACAATCGAGACATAGCCGCAGATTCTGTAAGAAGAAAAGCTGGCTACAGTAGCGTCCCCCTATGACAGTCGTATTACCTGCCTATTCGCTCAACAACATTGGCTACAGTAAGCAACACTGGCTTACTTCACCGCCACATTCGCCCATGACTGTCGGCCAAATGGATTGACAACGTAGCCACTCACTTTATCGGTGGTGATCACCGACGTTAGTGGATGCGCGAGTGGGATCCACAGTGCTTGTTGGCGGATGATTTTTTGCGCGGCTTGATAATGCTGAGTGCGCTCGGCCAGTTTGGCGGTGGTTTTGCCTGATCGGATCAAGCCATCGAGTTGCGGCTGGCAAAAGCGGGCAAAATTAAGCCCAGATTCCACCGAAGCACACGCGAACTGTGGGGTTAAAAAATTATCCGGATCGCCATTATCGCCAGTCCAGCCCATAAACAGCAGGTCATGCTCGCCCGCTTTGGCGCGCTTAATGAGTTCGGCCCATTCTATGGTTTTAATTTCGGCCCGCACGCCGATTTTGGCCAAATCCGCCTGCAGCATTTCGGCGCCCATGCGCGGATTAGGGTTCAAAGTGCTGCCGCTAGGGCGCACCCAAATTGTCGTTTCAAAGCCCTTGGGCAAACCCGCCTTGGTCAAAAGTGCTTTGGCTTTGCTTAGATTTTGTGCTTCATGATTGCCAGACAAATAGCTCCACGTTGCAGGCGGAAAAGGCCCTTGCGCTGCGCTGGCCGTGCCTTCAAACACCGCCGCCAGATAGGCTTTTTGATCAAATGCCAATTGCAGCGCTTGGCGAACTTCTACTTTATCCAATGGTTTGTGCTGGGTATTGATCGCAACAAACGCTGTCGCAAACATGGGCGTACTCAAGACCTTGAGCTTTTTATCGTTACGCGCGGCAATGATGTCTTGCGGCTTCACGCCCAGCGCAACTTGGCATTCACCCGCTTTAACTTTTTGTACTCGCACCACCGGATCGGCGGTGATGGCGTAAATCAGTTTGTCTGACTTGGGCTTGCCGGCAAAATAATTAGGATGCGCGTCGTAACGAATCACTGCGTCTTTTTGAAAACTTTTCAGCGCAAAAGGCCCGGTGCCAATCGGTTTAGTATTTAACTGCCCCTGTTGATTGGCCGCCAGCAATTGATCGGCGTATTGCGCCGAATAAATCGACGTAAATCCCATACTGAGCAGCGGCAAAAAAGTCGCATCGGCTTGTTTAAGCTGAATCACTACTGTGTCATCGGCGGTTTTTTTAATACTCGCAATCAATTTAGCCAAGCCAAAAGATTGCGCGTGCGGATAGCCGTTGGGGGCGCTGGCATACCACGGATGATTTGGGTCGAGCATGCGCTGAAAACTAAACAACACATCATCGGCGTTTAAAGCGCGGCTGGGCTGAAAGTAATCGGTTTTTTGAAAGGCGACGTTTTTGCGTAATTTAAACGTGTATTGCAACTGATCGTCACTCACCTGCCACGATTGCGCCAAGCTCGGAACCAGCTTGCCTGTCGCAGCATCGTATTCGAGCAAGCGATTAAAAATCGGATCGGCTGCCGCATTGGTATTGGTGAGCGAATTGTATTGCACCACATCAAAGCCATCAGGGCTGGCCTCAGTGCATACGGTAAGCGGCTTAGCGCTCACAGCACCCGCGACCAGTATTGCCACCAATGCAGCGATTTGATTTAGCTTCATTCATATACTCCAATAAATTAACCAGAATGACGCTATAGCGCCCAAGAAAAAAACGTCAACAGCCCTTAGCTACTTAGCTTGATCTTTTGCCTTAAAAAGAACATTCAAATACGCCAGCACCTTGCTGCTGACCACGCTTTAAACCTTTCACGATGTTTTCTAACTCAATAGATTATTAACGTGCAGGCCAAAAAATAGCGAATTATTTTTAATTCGCTGTGTTAACACCAATCGCTGAGCCGCAACCCAGCGATTTGATCATTGCCAACAGCATCAGCGCCAGCTTTCGCTCGCACCAATGCTGCGACGTTTAGAGTGATTTTTCAAAATACGCCAGCAGCAGATGCAAAGAATGCGCTGATGATTGCAGCTGGGTGGCGCAAGTTTTAGTCCTTTGAATACCTTGATGATTTTCCTCGGTCAAGACACTCACCGCCTCCATACTTTGCGCAACATCAGTCGTCGCCTTCACTTGCTGCGCCAGCATATTGGCCACTTCACCCGCAGCAATCACAATCAAAGCACTCGATTGCCGCAGGCTATCTAAGCTTGCAACTGTTTGATCAATTTGCTGATTGGCCTGTTCACTACTAAGTGAAACAGTGTTGATTTGCTCTTGCGTTGCCAACACTTGCGCGCGCAAGGCCAAAATCGCTTGCGAAATATCACTGATATTACTGCCGGTACTCTCGGCGAGTTTTCTCACCTCATCAGCCACCACCGAAAAACCACGGCCATGCTCGCCAGCGCGAGCCGCCTCGATGCTCGCGTTCAGCGCCAATAAATTGGTGCGATCAGCGATTTGATTAATCACCGCAGTAATCGATTCAATTTGCTGCGCCACTGCATTGAGCTCACCAATGGCGGTGCACGACATCCTTACTTGCTCGCTCACCGCGTCATTGGCTAATTTCGATTGCGTCATTTTTTGCGCGCCAACGCTCACTTGCTGGCAAGCCTCATTGGCGCTCTGCTCAGAGCGCTGCGTGGTTTCAGAAATATCCTCAACCGACACCGACAGCTCCTCTAAAGCGGCAGCAATCCGAGTAATTTCTTCTGCTGTTTTCCCCGAGCGTAACTCCACCTGCTGCGCTTCTAACTTGGCCGTCTGCGCCGCTTGCGCCACTTCACGCCCTGTCATCACCACATCGGCGAGCAAAGCCCGCAAATTAATCCGCATTGATTCAAGCCGCATCAATACGCTTTTCATTTCCCTAAAGCCACTTGGCGTTAAGGAATGACTAAACTGCCCTTCAGCAAACAAAGCCAATGCCGA contains:
- a CDS encoding methyl-accepting chemotaxis protein, with the translated sequence MKTNFPITEHEVLVSKDRPLVTKTDLKGVISYANRSFIEISGFTESELIGQSHNMVRHPFMPEAAFFDMWRSLKADQPWQGMVKNRTKSGDFYWVHAYVTCLYENGIKIGYMSVRSMPSEAEKRAAQALYQAVNQRQATLPVSLARPGFSLAQLGLMFCLPILLLLISLCWMVPSAWLWAVALMLWIAGGVWWLTRQAAQGLQQAASALALFAEGQFSHSLTPSGFREMKSVLMRLESMRINLRALLADVVMTGREVAQAAQTAKLEAQQVELRSGKTAEEITRIAAALEELSVSVEDISETTQRSEQSANEACQQVSVGAQKMTQSKLANDAVSEQVRMSCTAIGELNAVAQQIESITAVINQIADRTNLLALNASIEAARAGEHGRGFSVVADEVRKLAESTGSNISDISQAILALRAQVLATQEQINTVSLSSEQANQQIDQTVASLDSLRQSSALIVIAAGEVANMLAQQVKATTDVAQSMEAVSVLTEENHQGIQRTKTCATQLQSSAHSLHLLLAYFEKSL
- a CDS encoding ABC transporter substrate-binding protein, which translates into the protein MKLNQIAALVAILVAGAVSAKPLTVCTEASPDGFDVVQYNSLTNTNAAADPIFNRLLEYDAATGKLVPSLAQSWQVSDDQLQYTFKLRKNVAFQKTDYFQPSRALNADDVLFSFQRMLDPNHPWYASAPNGYPHAQSFGLAKLIASIKKTADDTVVIQLKQADATFLPLLSMGFTSIYSAQYADQLLAANQQGQLNTKPIGTGPFALKSFQKDAVIRYDAHPNYFAGKPKSDKLIYAITADPVVRVQKVKAGECQVALGVKPQDIIAARNDKKLKVLSTPMFATAFVAINTQHKPLDKVEVRQALQLAFDQKAYLAAVFEGTASAAQGPFPPATWSYLSGNHEAQNLSKAKALLTKAGLPKGFETTIWVRPSGSTLNPNPRMGAEMLQADLAKIGVRAEIKTIEWAELIKRAKAGEHDLLFMGWTGDNGDPDNFLTPQFACASVESGLNFARFCQPQLDGLIRSGKTTAKLAERTQHYQAAQKIIRQQALWIPLAHPLTSVITTDKVSGYVVNPFGRQSWANVAVK
- a CDS encoding histidine-type phosphatase is translated as MSRLFFVSMVQFKRASLAVLVSGALAACGGGADGGNSGGGVGSSPAPSLAPTPKPTDAPVVSTGVVLGSYFRNAKVCFDENNNGQCDNNEVSTRTDSNGQFKLSGSRAPLVAEIGLDAKRYDPDTKTETALTQALILRAPKEWPTTISLHTTSVVSEMENQGLSFDDAVKKVANALAVPANKLLADFNLETDAGNKAALKAASDDGIRRIQAAIAGKSADSDLKKLLAESTQTDRYYQTKTPYRPQQDRSSYEAAPAGFNVVNTQLIARHGSRGLSSLKYDLAVYNMWSKAKEEGALTPLGEKLGADVLKIMKANFLLGHNVAGISKPGYGNETQVGIEEHQQLAVRMLQRQPDFWQQVAKTASSSPRKIIFVTSGVDRAVDSGNYFVQALAQQNAALAGLIDKPAAPGPYPDNAVAVPQTAGTNRFLLYFHKLQKTTDLVSDVKNPLYRTYLDSQAYQAYKDDGDLLAKQKALFGTLEAKAAGRAILERLFTKAFVDKIDAGSHSFANTGTFSYVSDDGKLTSTLTGDGKTKIASLADAGSLMYELYVIAPAMRAEAGVDFIPYLPAAQARYFAALNDASDFYDKGPSITEKGDVTHKMAQILVDDVFKEVDDVVSNRSSNAAKIRFAHAEIIIPLATRIGLKNAVQQVPLAQTFSYASNPWRGEAISPMAANMQWDVYKNAEGRVLVKMLYNEKETDFKAACDSAKISPTSKFYNFAALKTCYGY